ATGTTGATTTTGGGAGATATAGATTAAAAGCAAAACTTATGTGGTCTAAAAGAAAAAATGGTGATTTATATTCAACAGCCGGGTTGAAATTTCTCAAATAAAATTTACCTAAAGATAATCAGGCAGTAACCATTTCAAGCTTTATTAATTCTAAAGCCTTGAGGGGATCACTGTGGTTAATTATAGCTCTTCCCATTACAATGTAATCAACACCTCCCCTAATTGCTTCTTTTGGAGTCATTGTTCTTTTCTGATCATCTGGAGGAGTCCATGAAGGCCTTATGCCGGGTGATATTACAAGAAAGTTCTGACCACAATGAGATTTAATTATCTCAGCTTCTCTTGCAGATGATATAACACCATCTAAGCCAGCCTTTAGTGCAAGACCTGACAGATGCCTAACATGTGTTCTAACACTATGTTGTATCCCGAGTTCATCTCTGAGATTATCTCGTGAGAGACTTGTCAGAACTGTTACCCCAAAAATCTTGGGACGATCTATATTTTCTTTAAGGCATAACTCAACAACACTTTCTCTGCATCTTTTCATCATCTCAAAACCACCTGAAGTATGAACATTAAACATATGTACTCCGAGCTTTGTTACTACAATAGATGCTTTCGCAACTGTATGAGGTATGTCATGGAATTTTAAATCAAGAAAAACTCTTTTCCCTCTTTTATTTATTTCTTCAATTATACTTGGACCTGCTACACTAAAAAGTTCAAAACCTACCTTGTAAATCTCAATATGATCTTTAAATTTTTCAACGAGGTCGATTGCATAATCTGGTTCTGATACATCTATAGCAAGTATTAACTTGTTGCTTTTTAGCACAACTATTTCCTTATCATTTTAAGTCTTTGCTATTGTTATTTCTTTTTGTGATTGATACTTCCCTTTCTTATCTGCATAAGAAATTTGGCAAATTTCAGAACCTTCAAGAAATAGAAGTTGTGCAATACCTTCATTTGCATATATCTTAGCAGGCAAAGGTGCGGTATTCGATATTTCTATTGTGACGTATCCTTCCCATTCAGGTTCAAGTGGAGTTACATTGATAATTATTCCACATCTTGCATATGTTGATTTTCCAAGACATATAGCAAGAACATTTCTTGGAATCCTGAAATATTCAAGAGAACGCGCAAGGACAAATGAATTTTGAGGAACTATACAAACATCACCCTTAAAATTTTCGAAACAATTTGGTTCGATCTTCTTTGGATCAATAATCGTATCTTTTTTTGGAGTGAATATCTTGAACTCATCAGATACTCTCATATCGTAGCCATATGAACTAACTCCATATGAGATAATCCCCTTTCCTGTTATTTCTCCATGAAAAGGCTCTATCATACCTTTTTTTGCCATTTCTCTAATCCAGCGGTCATTTTTAAGCATTAAAAAGACTCCATAAAAAATGTTTCTGGTAAGGAGGGGAAATATACAATATATTTTATTTAACTGTTTTTGTCCTTTTACGTGGTTTTTTTACAGGTTCCTCTGAGGGGAACTCCTCTTTTTCTAAAGCAGCAAGATATTGATTAAAGTAACCGAGCCTCTCCTTTGCGTCATTTTCCTGAAGTTTCTGGATTGCAAACCCTGCATGAACAATAACATAATCCCCAATATTTACAGGTTCTTCAAGTACAAGTAGGCTAATCTCACGCTGTGCACCGTATACATCTACTACAGCTCTTGAGTCTTCTATCTTTATAATTTTTGATGGTATTGCAAGACACATCTT
The sequence above is a segment of the Nitrospirota bacterium genome. Coding sequences within it:
- a CDS encoding HypC/HybG/HupF family hydrogenase formation chaperone, whose product is MCLAIPSKIIKIEDSRAVVDVYGAQREISLLVLEEPVNIGDYVIVHAGFAIQKLQENDAKERLGYFNQYLAALEKEEFPSEEPVKKPRKRTKTVK
- the pyrF gene encoding orotidine-5'-phosphate decarboxylase, whose amino-acid sequence is MLKSNKLILAIDVSEPDYAIDLVEKFKDHIEIYKVGFELFSVAGPSIIEEINKRGKRVFLDLKFHDIPHTVAKASIVVTKLGVHMFNVHTSGGFEMMKRCRESVVELCLKENIDRPKIFGVTVLTSLSRDNLRDELGIQHSVRTHVRHLSGLALKAGLDGVISSAREAEIIKSHCGQNFLVISPGIRPSWTPPDDQKRTMTPKEAIRGGVDYIVMGRAIINHSDPLKALELIKLEMVTA
- a CDS encoding dCTP deaminase, which translates into the protein MLKNDRWIREMAKKGMIEPFHGEITGKGIISYGVSSYGYDMRVSDEFKIFTPKKDTIIDPKKIEPNCFENFKGDVCIVPQNSFVLARSLEYFRIPRNVLAICLGKSTYARCGIIINVTPLEPEWEGYVTIEISNTAPLPAKIYANEGIAQLLFLEGSEICQISYADKKGKYQSQKEITIAKT